In the genome of Candidatus Zixiibacteriota bacterium, one region contains:
- a CDS encoding GTP-binding protein yields the protein MAKEKFERTKPHVNVGTIGHVDHGKTTLTAAMTMVL from the coding sequence ATGGCAAAAGAGAAATTTGAACGGACTAAGCCGCACGTGAACGTCGGTACGATCGGTCACGTGGATCACGGAAAGACGACGTTGACCGCGGCTATGACGATGGTTTTG